The Pseudofrankia inefficax genome window below encodes:
- a CDS encoding ABC transporter substrate-binding protein has translation MVLVAAAAALATAATACGATTKPGGSGSACDSPGFTSNTVKIGYLYPDTGPFAQALLATRSGFIARVEQQNAAGGVHGRKIITATGDDQGDNGTNLQAARQLVDVGQVFGIVEGTVAASGGADFLRQRDVPVVGLPAESIWADHRYPNMFAHAYVYAGADAGSVDTFGQFVKAQGGTKVAVIGTDVSAASNQLDGEIVDSLRAVGVEISTQTFIYNAVHTDPIALGRQLMAAGVDTAVGSLSAQDFSHIMMGAKTAGANIRIYLSASGYDHSVLAQDGRQLAGLYTWLNYLPFEANTPADQAFFKAMSDYAPELQPPDQELALIEYILTDMFITGLERAPACPTRADFISTMRNLTGYTADGLLPGAVDFKNWGRLSLCYTFVRVNDAGNGYDIVKDPAGKPEWCGNAIR, from the coding sequence ATGGTTTTGGTCGCCGCGGCCGCCGCCCTGGCGACCGCCGCGACGGCCTGCGGCGCGACGACAAAACCCGGAGGCAGCGGCAGCGCCTGCGACTCGCCTGGATTTACCTCGAACACCGTCAAGATCGGCTACTTATATCCGGACACCGGGCCGTTCGCTCAGGCGCTGCTCGCCACGCGGTCCGGATTCATCGCCAGAGTCGAGCAGCAGAACGCCGCCGGCGGGGTGCACGGCCGTAAGATCATCACCGCGACCGGTGATGATCAGGGCGACAACGGCACGAACCTGCAGGCCGCCCGCCAGCTCGTCGACGTCGGCCAGGTCTTCGGCATCGTGGAGGGAACCGTCGCGGCCTCCGGCGGCGCCGACTTCCTGCGCCAACGCGACGTGCCCGTGGTCGGCCTGCCGGCCGAGAGCATCTGGGCCGACCACCGGTACCCGAACATGTTCGCCCACGCCTACGTCTACGCCGGCGCCGACGCCGGCTCCGTGGACACGTTCGGCCAGTTCGTGAAGGCCCAGGGCGGCACGAAGGTCGCGGTCATCGGCACCGACGTCTCGGCGGCCTCCAACCAGCTCGACGGGGAGATCGTGGACAGCCTGCGGGCCGTCGGCGTCGAGATCTCCACCCAGACGTTCATCTACAACGCGGTACACACCGACCCGATCGCGCTCGGCCGCCAGCTGATGGCGGCCGGCGTGGACACGGCCGTCGGTTCGCTGTCCGCCCAGGACTTCAGCCACATCATGATGGGCGCGAAGACAGCCGGCGCGAACATCAGGATCTATCTGTCGGCCAGCGGGTACGACCACAGCGTTCTCGCCCAGGACGGCCGCCAGCTCGCCGGCCTTTATACCTGGTTGAACTATCTGCCGTTCGAGGCGAACACTCCGGCGGACCAGGCGTTTTTCAAGGCGATGAGCGACTACGCGCCCGAGCTCCAGCCGCCGGACCAGGAGCTCGCGCTCATCGAGTACATCCTCACCGACATGTTCATCACGGGCCTCGAACGGGCGCCGGCCTGCCCGACCCGCGCCGACTTCATCTCGACGATGCGGAACCTGACCGGCTACACCGCTGACGGCCTGCTGCCCGGCGCGGTCGACTTCAAGAACTGGGGCCGGCTGAGCCTGTGCTACACGTTCGTCCGGGTCAACGACGCGGGCAACGGCTACGACATTGTCAAAGACCCGGCCGGCAAGCCGGAGTGGTGCGGCAACGCCATTCGGTGA
- a CDS encoding RNHCP domain-containing protein, with amino-acid sequence MARQFTRTTEDFSCLVCGTAVRGDGYTNHCPRCLWSRHVDVAPGDRAAGCGGLMRPVAIEARAHDVVLTHVCESCGHRRRNRTAPADDEAALLRVAAEAADAAVAGGIAQANAAGARTRRRRR; translated from the coding sequence GTGGCCCGTCAGTTCACCCGCACGACCGAGGACTTCTCCTGCCTCGTCTGCGGTACGGCGGTGCGCGGCGACGGGTACACGAACCACTGCCCGCGCTGCCTGTGGTCACGGCATGTCGACGTCGCGCCGGGTGACCGGGCGGCCGGCTGCGGCGGGCTGATGCGCCCGGTCGCGATCGAGGCCCGCGCGCACGACGTGGTTCTCACCCACGTCTGCGAGAGCTGTGGGCACCGGCGGCGCAACCGCACCGCGCCGGCCGATGACGAGGCGGCTCTGCTGCGGGTCGCCGCCGAGGCGGCCGACGCCGCCGTCGCGGGCGGCATCGCGCAGGCGAACGCCGCCGGCGCCAGAACGCGGCGCCGGCGGCGTTGA